A genomic window from Macaca thibetana thibetana isolate TM-01 chromosome 16, ASM2454274v1, whole genome shotgun sequence includes:
- the SCARF1 gene encoding LOW QUALITY PROTEIN: scavenger receptor class F member 1 (The sequence of the model RefSeq protein was modified relative to this genomic sequence to represent the inferred CDS: inserted 1 base in 1 codon), whose protein sequence is MAARPSGLVSSGKALRGSKEGVGSCGGQMNPSPPTAPAAMGLGLLLPLLLLWTRGTQGSELDPNGQHVCVASSPSAELQCCAGWRQKDQECTIPICEGPDACQKDEVCVKPGLCRCKPGFFGAYCSSRCPGQYWGPDCRENCPCHPHGQCEPATGACQCQAHRWGAHCEFPCTCGPHGRCDPATGVCRCEPGWWSPTCHRPCQCKPEAARCEQATGACVCKPGWWGRRCSFRCTCHGSPCDQDSGRCACRPGWWGPECRQQCECVRGRCSAASGQCTCPPGFRGARCELPCPAGSHGVQCAHSCGHCKHNEPCSPDTGSCESCEPGWNGTQCQQPCLPGTFGESCGQQCSHCRRGEVCQPDTGHCQRCDPGWLGPRCEDPCPTGTFGADCGSTCPTCIQGACDAVTGECVCSXGYWGPSCNTSCPAGFHGNNCSVPCECPEGPCHPVSGSCQPGSRSRDATLIASSLVPLLLLFLGLACCACCCWATRSDLKDRPARDRATVSRMKMQVWGTLTSLGSTLPCGSLSSHKLPWVTVSHHDPEVPFNHSFIEPPSAGWASDDSFSSDPESAEADEVPAYCVPPHEGMVPVAQAESSEASLAGGAFPPPEDASTPFAIPRTSSLARAKRPSVSFAEGTKFAPQSRRGSGELSSPLRKPKRLSRGAQSGPEGREAEESTGLEEAETDEALPAAASPGDPATGHRRPPLGGRTVAEHVEAIEGSVQESSGPVTTVYMLVGTPRGSEGPVRSVFRHFGGFQKGQAEPKVKRAIPKPPRQALNRKKSSPGLASGSVSQSPNSAPKAGLPGATGPMAVRPEEVVRGLGAGTESSGRAQEPISGAGFPKQDPQKQAEEERQEEPEYENVVPISRPPEP, encoded by the exons ATGGCAGCCCGCCCCTCCGGCCTGGTTTCCTCAGGAAAAGCCCTGAGAGGAAGCAAGGAGGGGGTTGGGAGCTGTGGGGGCCAGATGAACCCGAGCCCTCCCACCGCGCCGGCTGCCATGGGGCTGGGACTGCTGCTCCCGCTGCTGCTGCTCTGGACTCGGGGGACTCAGGGGTCTGAGCTGGACCCCAATGGGCAGCACGTCTGTGTGGCCAGCAG CCCCTCTGCTGAGCTGCAGTGCTGCGCAGGCTGGAGGCAGAAGGATCAAGAATGCACCATCC CCATCTGTGAGGGGCCGGATGCCTGCCAGAAAGATGAGGTGTGTGTGAAGCCAGGCCTCTGTCGATGCAAACCTGGATTCTTTGGGGCCTACTGCAGCTCCC GCTGCCCGGGCCAGTACTGGGGCCCCGACTGCCGTGAGAACTGCCCCTGCCACCCTCACGGCCAGTGTGAGCCAGCCACGGGCGCGTGCCAGTGCCAGGCCCACCGCTGGGGCGCCCACTGCGAGTTCCCGTGCACCTGCGGCCCCCACGGGCGCTGCGACCCCGCGACCGGCGTGTGCCGCTGCGAGCCGGGCTGGTGGTCGCCCACGTGCCACCGCCCGTGCCAGTGCAAGCCCGAGGCGGCGCGCTGCGAGCAGGCCACGGGCGCCTGCGTGTGCAAGCCGGGCTGGTGGGGGCGCCGCTGCAGTTTCCGCTGCACCTGCCACGGCTCCCCGTGCGACCAGGACTCGGGCCGCTGCGCCTGCCGGCCGGGCTGGTGGGGTCCCGAGTGCCGGCAGCAGTGCGAGTGTGTGCGGGGCCGCTGCAGTGCCGCCTCTGGCCAGTGCACCTGCCCGCCCGGCTTCCGCGGAGCGCGCTGCGAGCTGCCTTGCCCGGCTGGTAGCCACGGGGTGCAGTGCGCACACAG CTGTGGCCACTGCAAGCACAATGAGCCGTGCTCTCCAGACACGGGGAGCTGTGAGTCCTGCGAGCCGGGCTGGAACGGAACCCAGTGCCAACAGCCCTGCCTGCCTGGCACCTTTGGCGAGAGCTGCGGACAGCAGTGCTCTCACTGCCGACGTGGGGAGGTCTGTCAGCCAGATACTGGCCACTGTCAGCGCTGTGACCCTGGCTGGCTGGGGCCCAG GTGTGAAGACCCCTGCCCCACTGGCACCTTTGGGGCAGACTGCGGCTCTACCTGCCCCACCTGTATTCAGGGGGCCTGTGACGCTGTGACCGGGGAATGTGTCTGCA GCGGCTACTGGGGGCCCAG CTGCAACACCTCCTGCCCCGCCGGCTTCCATGGAAACAACTGCTCAGTTCCCTGTGAATGCCCAGAGGGACCCTGCCACCCTGTCTCCGGGTCCTGCCAGCCGG GCTCTCGCAGTCGGGACGCCACCCTTATCGCAAGCAGCCTtgtgcctctgctgctgctgttcctGGGCCTCGCCTGCTGTGCCTGCTGCTGCTGGGCCACCCGGTCAGACCTCAAGGACAG GCCAGCAAGAGATAGAGCTACCGTGTCCAGGATGAAGATGCAGGTCTGGGGAACACTGACCAGCTTAGGCTCCACACTGCCCTGCGGTTCCCTCAGCTCCCACAAgctaccctgggtgacag TTTCACATCACGACCCGGAGGTCCCCTTCAACCACAGCTTCATCGAGCCACCCTCTGCCGGCTGGGCCTCTGATGACTCCTTCTCATCTGATCCTGAGTCTGCAGAGGCAGACGAGGTTcctgcctactgtgtgccaccCCACGAAG GGATGGTCCCTGTGGCCCAGGCAGAGTCGTCAGAGGCCAGCCTGGCTGGAGGTGCTTTCCCGCCCCCTGAGGATGCCTCCACGCCATTCGCCATCCCGCGCACCTCCAGTCTAGCTCGGGCCAAGCGGCCATCGGTCTCCTTTGCTGAAGGTACCAAGTTTGCACCACAGAGTCGCCGAGGCTCAGGGGAGCTCTCCAGCCCGCTCCGAAAGCCCAAGAGGCTCTCCCGGGGGGCACAATCAGGTCCTGAGGGCCGGGAAGCCGAAGAGTCCACAGGCCTGGAGGAAGCAGAAACAGATGAGGCCCTTCCTGCGGCTGCCAGTCCAGGAGATCCAGCCACTGGCCACCGACGGCCCCCACTTGGTGGCCGGACAGTGGCTGAGCACGTGGAAGCCATTGAGGGCAGTGTCCAGGAGAGCTCAGGCCCTGTGACCACGGTCTACATGCTGGTGGGGACGCCCCGGGGATCTGAAGGCCCTGTCCGCTCTGTCTTCCGCCATTTTGGTGGCTTTCAGAAAGGCCAGGCAGAACCCAAGGTCAAGAGGGCCATCCCTAAGCCTCCACGCCAGGCCCTGAATCGGAAAAAGAGcagccctggcctggcctctggCTCTGTCAGCCAGAGCCCCAACTCAGCCCCAAAAGCTGGGCTTCCTGGGGCCACAGGGCCTATGGCAGTCAGACCAGAGGAAGTGGTCCGGGGGCTGGGGGCAGGCACTGAGAGTTCAGGGAGGGCCCAGGAGCCAATCTCTGGGGCTGGCTTCCCGAAACAGGATCCTCAGAAGCAGGCTGAAGAGGAAAGGCAGGAGGAACCTGAGTATGAGAATGTTGTACCCATCTCCAGGCCACCAGAACCATGA